From Buchnera aphidicola (Uroleucon sonchi):
AAATCTACGCGCTCAAATACCAAGAGTAGAAGGCATAGTAAAAAGCAATGAACGAGGATTTGGATTTTTAGAAGTCGATACGCAGAAAAGTTATTTTATACCTCCTCAAAATATGAAAAAAATAATGCATGGTGATAAAATTATTGCATTATTAAAAATAGAAAAAGATAAAGAAATAGTTGAGCCTGAACGATTAATTGAAGCATATTTAAAAAGATTCGTTGGCACAATAGAAAAAAAAAACAATACATTGTTTATTATACCAGATTATCCATTATTAAAAAATCGTATAATATGCCATCCTGATAAAAATTGTATGAATATTTTTCAAGATGGAGATTGGGCAATAGCTAAATTAACACAACATAAATTGAAAGGAGATCATATTTTTTATGCTGAATTAAATGAAAAAATTGCATATAAAGATGATCCATTTATCCCCTGGTGGGTAACTTTAGCTAAACACAAAATTGATAAACAAGAACCTATAGCTGAAGCAAATGATTTAATTTTAAAAGAAAATTATCCAAGAAAAAATTTAACAGATTTAGATTTTATTACTATCGATAATATTAATACAAAAGATATTGATGATGCAATTTTTGTTGATGAAGAATCTAATGGTAATATTTGTTTAACTGTAGCTATTGCAGATCCAACAGCATATATCGAAAATGGTAGTAAATTAGATTATATTGCATTAAAAAGAAGTTTTACAAATTATCTTCCTGGATTTAATATTCCCATGTTACCTCGAAATTTGTCAGAAAATTTATGCTCATTACATCCTAACCAATGTCGACCTGTATTAGCATGCCGTATTATTATTTTAAAAGATGGCAGTATTTCTAATAATATAAAATTTTTTTTAGCTTGGATTAAATCAAAAGCAAAATTATCTTATAATCATGTTTCAGATTGGATTGAAAAATCTGGATCGTGGATACCTCCAACAAAATCTATTCAAAAACAAATATTAATTTTACATCGTTTATGCTTATTACGTATTAAGTGGCGTCAAATAAATGCAGTTTTATTTAAAGATCGTTTAGAATATCGATTTCATTTATCTGAAAATGGATCTGTTATAGATATTTTAGTTGAAAAAAGACGGATTTCTCATAAAATTATTGAAGAGTGTATGATAATTGCTAACATTTCTGCTGCTAATTTTTTATCTGTAAATCTTGGTTTTGGTATATATAATATACATCGTGGTTTTGATAGTATTAACGCTAAAAATGTTGTATCGTTTTTAAGAAATTACAATTTAAATTTTAATGCAGAAGAAATAACTACTTTAAAAGGTTTTTGTCATTTAAAACGTGTTTTAAATATCTTGTCCAATGATTATATTGATAATCGCATTCGTCGTTTTCAATCTTTTGGCGATTTAAGTATTACTCCTGGTCCACATTTTTCATTAGGTTTTTTAGAATATGCAACTTGGACATCTCCAATTCGAAAATATAGTGATATGATTAATCATCGTTTATTAAAAGCAATTATTCATAAAGAAAAAGCAATACAACCAAGTGAAACAATAAAATTTAAAATTAATGAACAAAAACGTCGTAATCGAATGGCTGAAAGAGATATTTCAGATTGGTTGTATACAATATTTTTAAAACAAAAAAAATATCAAAATAAAAAATTTTATGCTGAAATAACTGATGTTTCTAGAAATGGAATGAGAGCTCGATTAATTGAAAATGGCGCTAATATTTTTATTCCTGGAACACTTATTCATAGCATTAGAGAAGAAATAAACTTAAATCAAGAAACAGGACAAGTATTTATTAATAATATTATGCGTTATAAAATATCTGATATTATTCAAATTAAATTATTAGATATTCGTTTAGATACTAGAAAAATTATTGCAAAAATTGAATTTTAAAATTTTAAAGAATAATTTATATATTTATATGTATTATATTCTTTAAATTATTTGTAAAAATTTAATATAATTTAGGAAAATGATATGAGTATTTCAATTTTTGATTTATCTATATATATAAAATTTTTTATTAATTTGTGTGCTTTAGTTAATCCAATAGGAATGATTCCTATTTTTATAACTATGACAAGTAATCAATCTTTTTCCGAAAGAAAAAAAACTAACTTAGTAGCTAATTTTTCAGCATTATTAATTT
This genomic window contains:
- the rnb gene encoding exoribonuclease II, with protein sequence MFQNNPLLTKLKKNLRAQIPRVEGIVKSNERGFGFLEVDTQKSYFIPPQNMKKIMHGDKIIALLKIEKDKEIVEPERLIEAYLKRFVGTIEKKNNTLFIIPDYPLLKNRIICHPDKNCMNIFQDGDWAIAKLTQHKLKGDHIFYAELNEKIAYKDDPFIPWWVTLAKHKIDKQEPIAEANDLILKENYPRKNLTDLDFITIDNINTKDIDDAIFVDEESNGNICLTVAIADPTAYIENGSKLDYIALKRSFTNYLPGFNIPMLPRNLSENLCSLHPNQCRPVLACRIIILKDGSISNNIKFFLAWIKSKAKLSYNHVSDWIEKSGSWIPPTKSIQKQILILHRLCLLRIKWRQINAVLFKDRLEYRFHLSENGSVIDILVEKRRISHKIIEECMIIANISAANFLSVNLGFGIYNIHRGFDSINAKNVVSFLRNYNLNFNAEEITTLKGFCHLKRVLNILSNDYIDNRIRRFQSFGDLSITPGPHFSLGFLEYATWTSPIRKYSDMINHRLLKAIIHKEKAIQPSETIKFKINEQKRRNRMAERDISDWLYTIFLKQKKYQNKKFYAEITDVSRNGMRARLIENGANIFIPGTLIHSIREEINLNQETGQVFINNIMRYKISDIIQIKLLDIRLDTRKIIAKIEF